The window TATAATATAGATACTAAAGAATGTATGATAACGACGAGTGGATGCCATGCAATGTATTTGGTACTTGAAGCTATACTGGATGATGGGGATGAAGTTATAATACATGAACCATATTTTACTCCGTATAAAGAACAGGTGGAAATGGCAAGAGGAAATCCTATATTTTTAAAAACATATGAGGAAGATGAATTTAAAATAAATATAGATAATCTAGAAAAATCTATAACTGATAAAACTAAAGCTATAATAATAAACACTCCAAATAATCCAACTGGAGCTTGCTTTGATAAAAATACATTACAGGATATAGCAAGGATCTGCATAGAAAAAGATATAGTAGTTATTGCAGATGATATATATACACTATTTATGTATGAAGACGAGTTTATTCCTATAACTACTCTAGATAAAATGAGGGAGAGAACAATAACTATAGGCAGTTTTTCAAAGGATTATGCTATGACTGGTTGGAGAATAGGTTATATATTAGGTTCTGATTATATTATACAGACTATAAGAAGCATAAATGAAAATAGTGTATTTACAGCTCCTTCAATATCTCAAAGGGCTGCTATTCATGCTCTTGATATGAGAAATAAAGTTCAGCCGAGTATAAAAGATGAGTATAGAAAAAGAATTTATTATGCATATGAAAGAATAAAAAGTATTCCAAATATGTCTGTTATTAAGCCAAAAGGAAGTATATATTTATTTGTAAATATAAAAAGAACAGGGCTTACAACAAAGGAAGTTGTAGATAGAATTTTAAATGAAGCACATGTTTTAACTATTGCTGGTGAAGCCTTTGGGGAAAGTGGAAGTGGTTATATAAGAATAGCTGTTACTCAGAGTATAGATGTATTGAAAGAGGCATTTGATAGGATAAGTACTATGGACATATTTTAAAAGCATAATTGATTGGTGCTTGATCTAAAACTGACACTTATTGAAATAACGCTACTTAGTTAATATTTTAATCAAACTATAGATTGTGACTTATTAAATATCCTAAAACTTATTAAACTTCCTTACGGTCAAACAAATAAGTTTTTTAACGTATATTTAAACATCACAATCTAAGTTTGATAGAAAAATATTAACAAAAAAGTAGCTAACATTTAAATAAGCGTCAGTTTTGATTTCTGCGTAAATTGTATGATTTCAATTAATAAAAAATATTAGTAAAGAAGAAATTATAAATTATATACGCTTATAATTGCCCTCTATATATTTATAATCTATTAAAGCTATAGGCTGATGAGGAATTGTGAATAGTTCTAATCCTTCTTGATCTTCATCGGGTCTAAAGTATTTCTTGCCAAATTTCTCGATCACCCATCCTTTAATACCTGGAGGTATTTGAAAAACATTACCTTTTTCTCCTACTGTATCAAATGAAGGCATAGGGTTATTGTATCCATTAAGTATAATATTTGGATAACATCTCTTTATTATCTCTACTCTATAGAGATTCTTTTTTTTGAATAAATCCATATTAAGTCCTCCTTTTAGTATATAAAGTTTAAAATGTATTATGTTAAATATAACAAAAATACAATTAAATGTAAAATAAATTAAAAGAAACAATAAGATTATTTTTATTGGTAAAACATTACATATGAAATATTGTTGACATCATAATGATAATGGGTTATTATCATTATGACAACGAAAACGATAATTGATATCGATTAGAAATAATTATCTTTACAAACTAAGGAGGAAACAAGACATGAGAAAGAAATTATTATTAACTGTTTTAACTGTGGCATTTTCAATAGTATTACTTGTAGGTTGTACTACTAAACAAGAGAGTACAAGTAGCAACGAGGGCAATGAAAGTAATGAGGAAAAAGTGGTTAATGTATATACATCTAGACATTATGATGCTGATAAAGAGCTTTATAAAATATTTACAGAAGAGACAGGTATAAAAGTAAATGTAGTTGAAGGAAAAAGTGATGAATTAATTGAAAGACTTGATAGAGAAGGTGAAGATACAGAAGCTGATGTACTTATAGTAGCGGATGCAGCAAGATTACATAGAGCTAAATCACAAGAGTTATTACAGTCTGTAGAAAGTGAAGTTTTAAATAACAACATTCCAGAAAACTTAAGAGATAAAGATAATGAGTGGTATGGATTAACTAAAAGAGGAAGAGTTATAGTTTACTCTAAAGATAGAGTTAACCCATCAGAATTATCTACGTATGAAGATTTAACTAATCCTAAATGGAAAGGAAAAATATTAGTAAGATCATCATCAAACACTTATAATCAATCTTTACTTGCATCTTTTATTGAAATAAATGGAGAAGAAAAAGCTAAAGAATGGGCAAAAGGATTAGTTGACAATATGGCTAGAGATCCAAAAGGAAATGATAGAGATCAAGCTAAAGCAGTTGTAGCTGGTGAAGGTGATATAGCTATAATGAATACTTATTATTTAGGTAAATTGCTAAACTCATCAGACCCAGAAGAAGTAAAAGTAGGAGAGCAAGTTAGTGTGTTCTTCCCAAATCAAGACACTACTGGAACGCATATAAATGTAAGTGGTGCTGGAGTTACTAAAAATGCTAATAATAAAGATAATGCAGTTAAATTTATAGAATTTTTATCAAATGAAAAAGCTCAAAGTATATTTGCTAATGCAAACTACGAGTATCCTGCAAATCCTAATGTAGAGCCTTCAGAATTATTAAAATCATGGGGTGAGTTTAAAGATCAAAATATAAGCTTAAATAAATTAGGAGAAAACAATAAAAAAGCAGTAGAAATATTTAATGAAATTGGCTGGAAGTAATTAATACAAAGCCTCATATTGTAAAAACAATATGAGGCTTTTAATAATTAATATATGAAAAGGAAGTGTACTAATTTGATTAAATATAGAAAGCAGAATTTTAATATATGGTCAATACTAAGCTTTGTATTTATAGCCTTAGTTATAATGCCAAATATAAATATATTTATTAGCATTTTTCAAAAACCAAATGAAAACTGGTTTCATATAAAAGAATACATGCTAAAGAGCTATATATTAAATTCTATGACCTTAGTTATTTTTACTGGATTATTTACAGTTATTATAGGTGTAAGCTTGGCATGGATTATATCAGTATATGAATTTCCTATGAGATCATTTTTTAAATGGGGTCTTATTTTACCTCTCTCAATACCATCTTATATAGGTGCATATACTTATAATGGAATACTTAATTACACAGGTGTTATTCAAACATTTTTGAGAAATAGTTTTAATATGAAAATAGATCAGAAATACTTTGATATTATGTCTATTAAAGGAGCTGTATTCATATTTACAATATCGTTATTTCCGTATGTATATATAATTACAAGGTCTTTTTTAGAAAAGCAATCAGCAGCTTTAATAGAAAATGCCAGAGTGTTAGGGCGGAATTTAATAGATATCTTTATATTTGTAGTAATGCCTATTTCTAGAGGAGCTATAATAGGTGGAGCAAGTCTTGTTGTATTAGAAGTTTTGAATGATTATGGTGTTGTACAATACTTTGGAATACCTACATTCAGCACAGCGATATTTAAAACTTGGTTTGGTATGGGAGATACAGATTCTGCTATTAGATTATCTGGTGTATTGATGTTAATAGTTATAATGATACTTATATCAGAAAAGGTTTTGAGAGGAAATAAGAAATTCAGCTCTACAAATACAAAGATAAGACCTATCTCAAGAATAAAACTTAAAGGATTTAAATCAAATTTGGCATTTGGGTATTGTTTTTTTATATTTAGTATTGGTTTTTTAATACCTACTATTCAGTTAATTTATTGGAGTACATTAACTTATAAAAAGATATTAAATATTGAATTTTTCAACCTTATATTCAATTCTTTTGGAGTAGCTGCAATTGCTGCAAGTCTTGTTGTTATAATGGCTGTAGTAATAGCTAATTATTGTAGAATAAACGAAAATTTTATTTCTAAGTTGTACTCAAAGGCTACACTGATTGGATATTCTATACCAGCTGCTGTAATCGCTATAAGTGTAATAATGTTTTTTATAAAAATAGATAAGAATTTTTATTGGATATATAAAATGATAGATAGTGATTCTAAAAAGATGTTACTGAGTACTAGTCTTATTATGCTTATTTTTGCTTATATGATAAGGTTTTTAGCTGTTGGATATAATTCTATAGAGTCTGGTTTTGAAAAAGTAGGTAAGAAATTTTTTGAAGCATCTAGAATGTTAGGAATGAGTGTAACTCAAACTTTTTTTAAGGTGGATTTAAAAATGATAAAGCCGGCTGTACTGAGTGCTTTTTTATTAGTTTTTGTAGATGTTTTAAAAGAGTTATCTCTGACTTTGATTTTGAGACCGTTTAATTTCAATACATTACCGACAAAGGTTTTTGAATATGCAAATGATGAAATGATTCCAGAATCATCTATACCGTCTCTTGTAATAATTATAATCAGTTTTATTTCGATTTATTTATTTTACAAAATAGGGGATAAGGAGAGTGCTTAATGTATATTGATATAAAAAATTTAGATTTTAATTATAAAAATTCAAAAGAAAAAACTATAGATAATTTTAGTATAGATATAAAAAAAGGAGAAATAATCGCTATTTTAGGAGAGAGTGGAAGTGGAAAAAGTACAATACTTAGACTCATCTCTGGTCTTGAAATTCCAAGTTCAGGGCATATAAAAGTAGATAATAGGGTTTTGGTTGATAAAAATAATTTTATACAACCAGAAAAAAGAGGTGTTGGAATGGTATTTCAAGACTATGCTTTGTTTCCTCATATGACAGTTGGTCAAAATATAAAGTTTGGTCTTAAAGATATGAAATCAAAAGAAAAGGAAATCAGAGTAAATGAAGTGTTAAATTTAGTAGATTTAGAAGGTTATAAAAAAAGATATCCTCATGAATTAAGCGGTGGGCAACAGCAGAGAATAGCATTAGCTAGAGCTTTAGCACCAAGGCCATCTCTTCTTTTAATGGATGAACCGTTTAGTAATTTAGATGCAAATTTAAAGGGTAAAATAAGGGAAGAGTTGAAGAAAATAATAGATAAATCAGGTATAACATCTATATTTGTTACACATGACAAAGAAGATGCAATAAATATAGCTCATAGAGTAATAATATTAAAAGAAGGCGAACTTGTTAAAGTGGGAAGTCCAAAGGAAATACTGTAGTTAATCTCTTTGAGTCTTCAAAGCATTACAGTTAAAAATGAAGATTTAATAAAATAATAAAAAAATATTGTTGACTCTTAGTATAATATCTGTTAGAATTCTTTTAAGCAATTAATCAGAAAATATAAAAAACTTTCTTTGAAATATTTTAAATGTAAATTTTTTAAATTCGTAACGTAAATTATAAAAAATAATATAAACAATGTGATATAGAGGCCGCAGGTGTAAAAAGTACAGTATATATGATATATATTGGAAAGGTGCAACTGCCGAAATACATAGAATTTATGTATTGGGACTATGTTGAATAAGCATAGTACTGTCTTTAGAGAATAGCCCAATTTTCTAAAGGAGGACTTATCATGTTGGGGCAAAAGGAATAGATGTTTTATTATAAAACAGTATTTTAGTTTTGTATAAAGCAGTTATGAGTACCTTTTGCTCATAACTGCTTTTTTATATACAAAAAAAGCTGTGACTTTCAAAATAAAATAATATAAACAATATGATATAGAGGCCGCGGTTGTAAAGAGTACAGTATATAAATTATATACTCGAAAGGTCCAACTGCCGAAATACATAGATTCTTAGAATTTACGTATTGGGGCTATGTTGAATAAGCATAGTACTGTCTTTAGAAAATAGCCCAATTTTCTAAAGGAGGACTTATCATATTGGGGCAAAAGGAATTATTGTTTTTGTATAAAATATATTTAGATTTTGTATAAAGCAGTTGTGAGTGCCTTTTGCTCATAACTGTTTTTTTTATATATAAAAAAGCAGGAAAAGTTAAAACTATATAAGAAGAGGTGACGCTATAATGAAATTATTTGGAACTATGAATATAAATGATATAGGAAATTTTGAAATCGGAAATTGTGATGCTGTTGATTTAGCTAATGAGTATGGAACTCCATTATACGTAATGGATGAAGAACTAGTTAGGAATAATTGCAAATTATTTAATGGGAATTTTTTAATGGAAGGTATTGATACGGAAGTAATATACGCTTCTAAAGCATTTTTAAATGTAGCTATATGCAAAATAATAAAAGAAGAAGGATTATCTTTAGATGTTGTATCTGGGGGAGAACTGTATACAGCTTTAAAAGCAAATTTTCCTCCAAGTAAAATCTATATGCATGGAAACAATAAAACGGAAGATGAATTGATTTTTGCAATTAAATCAGGTGTAGGCAGAATAATAGTAGACAATAGACAAGAACTAGAATTATTAGAAATTTTATGTGAAGAATTAGATAAAAATATAGATGTATTATTAAGAGTAAATCCAGGTATAGAAGCACATACACATAAGTATATTCAGACTTCTAAAAACGATTCAAAGTTTGGTGAATCAATATTTAGTGAGGATATTCAGTTTATAATAAATAAATTTCAAATGAGCAATAGAGTAAATTTAAAGGGATTTCATTGTCACATAGGATCTCAAATTTTTGAAGAAAATTCATTCTATTCAAGTGCTTTAGTTATGATTGAGTTTATGAAAGAAATAGAAAATAAGTGCAATTTTATTACTAAAGAATTAAATTTAGGAGGAGGGTTTGGAGTTCGTTATTCTGAGGAAGATGATCAAATGGATATAAAAAGATGTCTTAATACTCTACTTAGATTAATAAAAGATGGAATAGAAAATATGAATATGAGTATTCCAAAGTTAATGATAGAACCAGGAAGATCTATAGTTGCTAATGCAGGAACTACACTTTATAAAATAGGAGGAACTAAACAAACATATGGAGGTAAACAATATATGTTTGTTGATGGAGGTATGACTGACAATCCAAGAACAGCACTATATGATGCTAAATATGAAGCTGTTGTTGCTAATAAAATGAATTTTGAATATGAAGAAATATATACTGTCGCAGGAAAATGTTGCGAGTCTGGAGATATTATAATAAAAGATATTGAACTTCCAAAAGTTGAAAGAAATGATGTTTTAGCTGTTTTAAGCACTGGTGCATATAATTACAGCATGTCAAGTAACTATAATAGAATTTTAAAGCCAGCAGTAGTATTCGTTAAAGATGGAGAATCAAGACTTGCCGTTAAAAGAGAGACCTACGAAGATCTTATTAGAAATGATATATTACTTTAAAAATTAAAGGGGGCAATTAATGTGGCTATAATAGTTCAAAAATACGGTGGAACTTCTGTAGGAAGTATAGATAAAATGAAAGAGATTGCAAAAAGAGTAATAGACCAAAGAGACAAAGGAAATGATGTGGTAGTTGTAGTTTCTGCTATGGGAAAAAGCACAGATAGACTTGTTGAAATGGCTAAAGAAATTTCACAAAATCCATGTAAAAGAGAGTTAGATATGCTTCTGTCTACAGGAGAACAAGTTTCTATTTCATTGTTGTCAATGATATTTAAGGAACAGGGATATGATTCAATATCCTTAACTGGTTTTCAGGCAGGAATAAAAACAGAAGGACTTCATACTAAAAATCGTGTTGCAGAAATTAATATCGATATTATTGAAAAGCATTTAACAGAAGGAAAAATAGTAGTTGTAGCAGGTTTTCAAGGTATGAATGAAAATGGTGATATAACTACTTTGGGAAGAGGAGGATCAGACACTACAGCGGTTGCTTTAGCTGCAAAGCTTAACTGTACTTGCGAAATATATACTGATGTAGAAGGAATTTATGGTGTTGATCCTAGAGTTTATCCTAACGCTAAAAAATTAGACTATATAAGCTATGAGGAAATGATGGAGTTATCGAGTTTAGGAGCGGGTGTAATGGAAACAAGAGCAGTTGAAATAGGTTTTAAATATGATATACCTATTTATGTTGCATTAAATAAAGGAAATATAAAAGGAACTTATATAAAGGAGTATGATGAGAATATGGAACAAAAAGTGATAACAGGTCTTACGAGTACTGATGATGTTTTAATGATTACTATTAATAATGTTTTATATA is drawn from Tepidibacter hydrothermalis and contains these coding sequences:
- a CDS encoding pyridoxal phosphate-dependent aminotransferase; its protein translation is MKYISKRYSSKTITPMAESMNHTNEYEDLIDLSLGDPDINTDIRIIDKAFEDARDGHTHYTDSLGYLELREKICNYYKEQYSYNIDTKECMITTSGCHAMYLVLEAILDDGDEVIIHEPYFTPYKEQVEMARGNPIFLKTYEEDEFKINIDNLEKSITDKTKAIIINTPNNPTGACFDKNTLQDIARICIEKDIVVIADDIYTLFMYEDEFIPITTLDKMRERTITIGSFSKDYAMTGWRIGYILGSDYIIQTIRSINENSVFTAPSISQRAAIHALDMRNKVQPSIKDEYRKRIYYAYERIKSIPNMSVIKPKGSIYLFVNIKRTGLTTKEVVDRILNEAHVLTIAGEAFGESGSGYIRIAVTQSIDVLKEAFDRISTMDIF
- a CDS encoding Fe(3+) ABC transporter substrate-binding protein, with protein sequence MRKKLLLTVLTVAFSIVLLVGCTTKQESTSSNEGNESNEEKVVNVYTSRHYDADKELYKIFTEETGIKVNVVEGKSDELIERLDREGEDTEADVLIVADAARLHRAKSQELLQSVESEVLNNNIPENLRDKDNEWYGLTKRGRVIVYSKDRVNPSELSTYEDLTNPKWKGKILVRSSSNTYNQSLLASFIEINGEEKAKEWAKGLVDNMARDPKGNDRDQAKAVVAGEGDIAIMNTYYLGKLLNSSDPEEVKVGEQVSVFFPNQDTTGTHINVSGAGVTKNANNKDNAVKFIEFLSNEKAQSIFANANYEYPANPNVEPSELLKSWGEFKDQNISLNKLGENNKKAVEIFNEIGWK
- a CDS encoding ABC transporter permease, producing MIKYRKQNFNIWSILSFVFIALVIMPNINIFISIFQKPNENWFHIKEYMLKSYILNSMTLVIFTGLFTVIIGVSLAWIISVYEFPMRSFFKWGLILPLSIPSYIGAYTYNGILNYTGVIQTFLRNSFNMKIDQKYFDIMSIKGAVFIFTISLFPYVYIITRSFLEKQSAALIENARVLGRNLIDIFIFVVMPISRGAIIGGASLVVLEVLNDYGVVQYFGIPTFSTAIFKTWFGMGDTDSAIRLSGVLMLIVIMILISEKVLRGNKKFSSTNTKIRPISRIKLKGFKSNLAFGYCFFIFSIGFLIPTIQLIYWSTLTYKKILNIEFFNLIFNSFGVAAIAASLVVIMAVVIANYCRINENFISKLYSKATLIGYSIPAAVIAISVIMFFIKIDKNFYWIYKMIDSDSKKMLLSTSLIMLIFAYMIRFLAVGYNSIESGFEKVGKKFFEASRMLGMSVTQTFFKVDLKMIKPAVLSAFLLVFVDVLKELSLTLILRPFNFNTLPTKVFEYANDEMIPESSIPSLVIIIISFISIYLFYKIGDKESA
- a CDS encoding ABC transporter ATP-binding protein, translating into MYIDIKNLDFNYKNSKEKTIDNFSIDIKKGEIIAILGESGSGKSTILRLISGLEIPSSGHIKVDNRVLVDKNNFIQPEKRGVGMVFQDYALFPHMTVGQNIKFGLKDMKSKEKEIRVNEVLNLVDLEGYKKRYPHELSGGQQQRIALARALAPRPSLLLMDEPFSNLDANLKGKIREELKKIIDKSGITSIFVTHDKEDAINIAHRVIILKEGELVKVGSPKEIL
- the lysA gene encoding diaminopimelate decarboxylase — translated: MKLFGTMNINDIGNFEIGNCDAVDLANEYGTPLYVMDEELVRNNCKLFNGNFLMEGIDTEVIYASKAFLNVAICKIIKEEGLSLDVVSGGELYTALKANFPPSKIYMHGNNKTEDELIFAIKSGVGRIIVDNRQELELLEILCEELDKNIDVLLRVNPGIEAHTHKYIQTSKNDSKFGESIFSEDIQFIINKFQMSNRVNLKGFHCHIGSQIFEENSFYSSALVMIEFMKEIENKCNFITKELNLGGGFGVRYSEEDDQMDIKRCLNTLLRLIKDGIENMNMSIPKLMIEPGRSIVANAGTTLYKIGGTKQTYGGKQYMFVDGGMTDNPRTALYDAKYEAVVANKMNFEYEEIYTVAGKCCESGDIIIKDIELPKVERNDVLAVLSTGAYNYSMSSNYNRILKPAVVFVKDGESRLAVKRETYEDLIRNDILL
- a CDS encoding aspartate kinase produces the protein MAIIVQKYGGTSVGSIDKMKEIAKRVIDQRDKGNDVVVVVSAMGKSTDRLVEMAKEISQNPCKRELDMLLSTGEQVSISLLSMIFKEQGYDSISLTGFQAGIKTEGLHTKNRVAEINIDIIEKHLTEGKIVVVAGFQGMNENGDITTLGRGGSDTTAVALAAKLNCTCEIYTDVEGIYGVDPRVYPNAKKLDYISYEEMMELSSLGAGVMETRAVEIGFKYDIPIYVALNKGNIKGTYIKEYDENMEQKVITGLTSTDDVLMITINNVLYNSKNIATIFDRLSQSNVNVDMISQTAPKDGYVNVSFTTSRDDIGIVHNVINELKKEMEDIEIHVESNITKISVVGIGMMNQSGVAAKVFKIFADNDIEFKQVTTSEISISYTIDSRDKGKAITIIAKEFDL